GCGATAACTGCGAAGACCCGCATACCGAACGCCTGATCGAGGCGTTTTCGTTTCTGGCAGCGCGCGTGCACAAGAAACTCGACGACGAGTTTCCGGAAATCGTCGAGTCGTTTCTGGAGGTGCTGTACCCGCATTACTTGCGCCCTACTCCGTCGATGTCGATTGTGGAGTTCAACCTCGGCAAGCAGGAGAAGGTCACAGAGGCCTACCGCGTGGCGCGGCACACCGAACTGCACGCCAATCAGGTTGAAGGCGTGGTCTGCAAATTCCGCACGTGCTACCCGGTCGAGCTGTGGCCGATCAACGTGCAGCACGCCTCGTTCATCGAGATGGAGCGCTCGGCATTCAACGGTCACAGCGCGGATCTGGTTGCACGCCTGCGCATCGGCCTTAACGCTACGTCCGACGTGCATTTTGGCGTGATGGAAATGGACAGCCTGCGCTTCTTCCTCGACGGCGAAAGCACGCTGATGCTGCAGCTCTATGAGTTGCTGTTCAATAACCTGGCCAAAGCCACGCTGTCGTTCGAAGACGAGGGCCGAACCCGCGAAGTCGTGTTGCCTGTCGGCTCACTGAAGTCGGTCGGTTATGCCCGGGACGAAGGGCTGGTGGATTACTCGGAACGCTCATTTCTGGGCTACCGGTTGCTGCATGAGTACTTCACGTTTCCGGACAAGTTCATGTTCTTCGATCTCTCGGGGTTTGCGCGCATTCTGGCGGGCAAGAACATCGAGAATATCGAGATCAACTTCTACTTCTCCGAGTACGACCTGACCGACCGCCTGGTGCGTCTGACGCAGAACATCGGGCGCAACAACTTCAAGCTCAACTGCACGCCGATCATCAACCTGTTCCGTCAGCAGGCAGAGCCGATCAAGCTGACCCACGCCCAGCACGAGTACGCCGTTACGCCAGACGTGCGCCTGCAAAGCTCGTCGGAAGTGGTATCGATCGATCGCGTGCGCCGAGTGAAGAAAGTCGGCGGCATCGATCAGGTCGGCACCTGTCATCCGTTCTTCGAGCCGCGTGGCGATCAAGGCCCGGGCAGCAGTTTCTGGATTGCCCGCCGCCGTGCGGTGCAAACCCAGCAGCGCGACGGATCGAACATGTTCATCCGGGTCGTGGACCGCGACCTGGAACTGATCGACTCCAACCACGACACCTTGAGTATCCGCATCACCTGCAGCAATCGCGACCTGCCACTGATGCTGCCTTTTGGTGGCGAGCGCGGGGATTTCAGCATTCCTGCAGCGTCGGTCATCAAGGACATTCGCTGCCTGCGCAAACCCACCGCCACGGTGCGTGTACCGCTGGGCAACGGGGTAATCTGGCGACTGATTTCACACCTTTCGCTCAACCACATGTCGCTGGTCGCCAATGGCCGCGACGTGCTGCTGGAACTGCTCTCGCTCTACAACTACCGCAACGTGTCGGCCATCCGCAAACAGATCAACGGCATCGTCTCGGTCAGCAGTGAGCCGGTGGTTGCGCGCATCGGTCATCCGCGTCCGAACTTCGTTCGCGGCGTGGGCATCACCCTCAAGCTCGATGAAAGCCAGTACACCGGCAGTGGCGTGTTTTTGTTCGGCATGGTGCTCGACCACTTCTTCGGTCAGTACTGCACGATGAACAGTTTTACCCAATTAACCCTTCGCACCTTGCAGCGCGAAAAGAGAGTCGTCCAATGGCCCCCACGAACCGGCGATCAACCCCTGGTCTGATCGACCAGGCAAGGGCTGAGCCGCACCGATTCGAATTTTTCCAATTGGTGCGTTTGCTCCGCCTGCATTACAGCAGAACCGGGCGAATGGACCTGGAAACGCGCCCGCACGAAGACCCTCTGCGCTTTCGTTCGCAGCTGTCGCTCAACTTCCCCGCCAGTGAAGTCAGCGATTTGCAGTTCGAGCGTCCGGGCAAAGTGTCGACCGCAGGGCTGCCGCTGTCCGAGGTGCAGGTCACGTTCATGGGGCTGGTCGGGCCGTCCGGCGTGTTGCCGCGTCCGTACACCGAGCTGTTGATGGAACGCCATATTCAGTATCGCGATGACGCGGCGCACGCGTTTCTCGACGTTTTTTCGCACCGCATGACCACGCTGTTTTACGAGGCCTGGCAGAAGTACAAGTTCTACATCGAGTACGAGCGCAACGGCACCTCGGGCTTCGACCGCTACCTGCTCAATCTCGTGGGGTTCGGCCCGCAAGCGCAGAAGCAGAAATTCGACAAGGACGGCTCACCGCTGCGTCGGGAACTGTTCAGTTACTTCTCGGGGATGTTCGCGCAGAAGCCACGCAACGCACTGAACCTGGAAGTCATGCTGAGCTTTTATTTTTCGCTGCCGTTCAAGGTCGCGCAGTTCGCCGGGCGCTGGTTGAAACTCGACGCCAGCCAATGCACGCAATTGGGCCGCAAGAACGCGGTACTGGGGCAAAGCGCTGTGGCCGGCAATCGCGTCTGGGACTACCAGTCCTGCGTACGCATCGAAGTCGGTCCGCTGGAGCTTGCCGATTATCAGCGCTTTCAGCCCGGCACGGTCGACTACCAGAAAGTGGTTGAACTGGTGCGTTTCTACGTGGGCGCCGAACTGGATTTTCAGCTCGCACCCTCGCTCAAGCGCGAAGCCGTACCTCCTGCCCGCCTGGGTCGCCAGGGCAATGTTGCCCTGGGCTGGCTTGGCTGGCTCAAACGTCCGGGCGTCGACGCGGAACCGTCCCGTTGCGCCGTTTATCACATTCCTTTTGATGGGGTCTCCCTGTGAACCTGAAGTCCCTGTTCGCCAAGCTGAACGACACCAGCCGCACCGCCACAGAAAGCGCTGCAGCGCTGTGCCTGTCGGAGCATCACTACGACGTCGAAGTCGAGCATCTGCTGTTGCAACTGCTCGACAACAACGACAACGACCTGCCGGCGATCCTGCGTCACTACGACGTAGTGCCCGACCGCCTGCAAGCACAGCTGGTGACGGCGCTTGGCACCTTCAAAAAGGGCAATACGCGCACCCCTGCCCTGTCGCCGCACATCACGCGAATGATCGAACAGGCGTGGGTACTGGCGTCCATCGAATTCGGCCAGGCACAGATCCGCACCGGGCATCTGCTGCAGGCATTGCTTGACGATGACGAGCTGCGACGCGTGGTAATGGCTTCGGCGCCGGAGCTTGAAAAAATCAACGCCGACGACCTGCGCCTGAACCTTGGCGCGCTGGTGGAAGGTAGCGCGGAATCCGCACTGGCCAAGCCTCTGGCGAGCGCCAATGCCAATGGCAGCAACCCGGTCAAAGGCAATGGCAAAACCCCTGCGCTGGATCAATACACCATCAACCTGACGCAAAGCGCGCGGGACGGCCGTATCGATCCGGTACTGGGCCGCGAGTTCGAGGTTCGGCAGATGGTCGACATCCTCACCCGCCGTCGTCAGAACAACCCGATCCTCACCGGTGAAGCAGGCGTGGGCAAGACCGCCGTGGTCGAAGGCCTGGCGCTGCGTATCGTGCTGGGCGACGTGCCTTCGGTGCTCAAGGACGTGGCTATCCACACCCTCGACCTCGGTTTGCTGCAAGCGGGTGCCGGGGTGAAAGGCGAGTTCGAAAACCGCCTCAAGTCGGTCATCGAAGAAACCAAACGCAGCCTGCACCCGATCATTCTGTTCATCGACGAAGCTCACACGTTGATCGGCTCAGGCGGCCAGGCCGGGCAAAACGACGCGGCCAATCTGCTCAAGCCAGCGCTGGCTCGTGGCGAGCTGCGCACCATCGCCGCCACCACGTGGGCCGAGTACAAAAAGTACTTCGAAAAAGACGCAGCCCTCGCCCGCCGCTTCCAGGTGGTCAAGGTCGAAGAGCCTGACGAAGACAAAGCCATCCACATGCTGCGTGGCCTGCTGGCAAAAATGCAGGAGCACCACAAGGTCACGGTCATGGACGAAGCGCTGGTACAGGCCGTGCGCTTGTCCAATCGCTACATCACCGGTCGGCAGTTGCCGGACAAGGCCGTCAGCGTGCTCGACACTGCCTGCGCCCGCGTCGCGCTGGGCCAGTCGGCACAGCCAGGCGCGCTGGAAGACTGCAAACGGCAGATCGATAACCTCCAGGCTGAAATCACCGTGCTGGAGCAGGAAGCCGCCAAAGGCAGCGACCACACACGCCGCCTGACTGCCCTGACCGAACAGCTGAACACCGAACAGAGCACTCGCCAGACGCTGGAACAGCAATGGCAGCGCGAACTGGAACTGGTGGAGAAGCTCGGTGCGTTGAGCACGCCGGAAAACGGTAAGCCGGACGCCAGCGAGATAGCAGCGGTGCGCGCCGAACTCGCCAGCGTTCAGGGCGAGCAACCGCTGGTTCACGCACTGGTTGATGGCGGCACCATCGGCGAAGTCATTTCCGGCTGGACCGGCATCCCGCTGGGCAAGATGCAGCGCGATGAAATCGACACCGTGCAACGCCTGCCCGTACTGCTGGGCGAGCGCGTGCTGGGCCAGGACCATGCGCTGCATGAAATCGGCAAACGCATCAAGATTTCCCGCGCCCGCATGGAAGACCCGAACAAGCCGATTGGCGTGTTCCTGCTGCTCGGTCCGAGCGGCGTCGGCAAGACCGAAACAGCCCTGGCGCTGGCCGACACGCTGTACGGCGGCGAGCGCAATGTCATCACTATCAACATGTCCGAGTACCAGGAAGCCCACACCGTTTCGAGCCTCAAAGGCTCGCCACCGGGTTATGTCGGCTATGGCGAAGGCGGTGTGCTGACCGAGGCCGTGCGCCGCAAACCCTACAGCGTGGTGCTGCTCGACGAAGTCGAAAAAGCCCACCCGGACGTGCTCGAACTGTTTTTCCAGGTGTTCGACAAAGGCGTGCTGGACGACGGCGAAGGCCGCGAGATCAACTTCCGCAACACGGTGATCATCCTCACGTCCAACACCGGCACCGACCGCATCATGCAGCGCTGCCTGAATACCGATCAGCCGCCGACGCCCGACGAGATCGTCGAAGATCTGCGCGACGAGCTGAATCAGGTCTTCAAGCCGGCGTTCCTCGGTCGACTGACCATCGTGCCGTACTACCCGGTTCAGGACGAGATTCTGGAGCGCATCGTGGGCCTGAAACTGGCGCGCATCGCCAAGCGTTTCGAGCGCAACCACCAAGCGGTATTGAGCTACGACGACGCGCTGATCAAGGCCATCGCTGCACGTTGCACCGAGGTCGACAGCGGCGCGCGCAACATCGACAACATCCTGTCGAAAACACTGATGCCGGAACTTTCTCAGCGCGTGCTCGAACGCATGGCGCAAGACAAACCGATTCAAAGCCTGACCATCGGACTGGGCAGCGATGGCGATTTCGCCTACAGCCTGACCTGATCGATCACCCATAGGTAGCAGTCATGGACAACACACATCAAGGGACGCGTCGCACGCGGCCGGCATTGGCAACCTGCCTGGTGGCAACGGCAATGGCCCTGCTGCTGGCGGGCTGCGGCATTACTGACCGCGTCGGCAAGCGCGTCGACGACACGTGGGCAGGCGACATGCTGTTTGGCGACACCGAGAAGGTCATCCTGACCTCGGACGGCGGCAATCAGCTGAACCCCGACGACTCCGGCAAACCGCTTTCGGTGGTGTTGCGCGTCTACCAGTTGACCTCCCTGGAGCGCTTCGCCTCGATCGACGCCGACAGCCTCTGGGAAGACCCGAAAAAAGCGCTCGGCAACACCTTGCTCGACAACCGCGAAATCACCTTGCTGCCGGGCATGGGCCAGATCGATCAGTGGCCACTGAATACGGCCACCGGTTACGTCGGCGTGGCCGCGTTTTTCCGCACCGATGAAAAGAGCCGCTGGAAGGTCGCATTCGACGCCAACTCGCTGCGCAAAGACGGCATCTGGTTCTCCTCCGATGGCTTGCGCGTGCTGGTGGACAACAACTACGTGCTGGCCGTGCGTGGCGTGGATGTCTTGAACAAACCCAAGACCGAAGCGCAGTTTGCCAAGGCCAACACCGTGCCCGGGCAACCCGTCACACCCGCGACGCCCGCCAGCCCGACGCTGACGCAGCAAGTGCAGGACGCGGCGGTTCAACAGGCCCAGGACTCGGCCACCGGCGCCACGAAAAAAGCAGTCGATTCACAATTCAATTCTTTATTGGAAGGCGCTAAATGAGTAAGCAAAGCCGCGTGATGTGGTCGGAGGGCATGTTCCTTTTGCCACAGCATTTCCAGTATCAGGATGAGTTTCACCAGCACCAGCTGGCCGAATCGACACTGCGCAGCACCCCGTTTCACTGGGGCGTACAAGCCCTGCAGATTGACGAGGAAGCGCTGGCGTCAGGCTCGCTGCAACTCAAGCGCCTCAAACTGGTGTTCCCTGATGGCAGCCTGTTCGATGCGCCACAGCACGATCCCTTGCCGGCCGCTCGCGACCTGAAAGACCTGCTCAAAGGCAATGACCTCAAGATCTACGCCGCCCTGAAACTGCCTGAGCCCTTTGGCCTCAATTACGTTGAAGACGGTCAGGAGCAGAAGAGCGCACGCCGTTTTCGCAAGCAATTCGACACCCTGCCCGACCTCAACGAAGGCGATCTGGAAAACGAAATCACCAGCCTGCGCCTGAACGTGGTGATGCTGATTGATGGCGACAATCTGGACGGCTACAGCTACTGCCCGGTTGCCCGGCTGTCGCGCAATAACATCGGTGGCTTCAACCTGGACGCGCATTTCGTGCACCCGACACTGCACGTCGGCACCCACGAAACACTGGTCGGCCTGGGCAAGCGCCTGCTGGGTGCGTTGCAATCCAAGAGCAAGGCGCTGTCGGGTCGTCGTCGCGAACGTGCCGACCAGATCGCCGAGTTCGGCTCCAGTGACGTGACCCTGTTCTGGCTGCTCAACACGGTCAACCGCGCGTACCCGAACCTTGCGCACCTGCTGGCACATCCACGCCTGCACCCCGAGCGCCTGTATCTGTTTCTGGCGGAGCTGGCGGGCGGGTTGCTGACCTTCTCGCTGGACACCCAGCTCAACGACATTCCCGAGTACGACCACCATGATCCGGCGGCTTCGCTGGTCAAGCTGGACGAGATGATCCGCGTGCTGCTGGACAACGTGATCCCCAAC
The DNA window shown above is from Pseudomonas sp. BSw22131 and carries:
- the tssF gene encoding type VI secretion system baseplate subunit TssF, which gives rise to MLDDLLPYYEKELSHLRFLGQEFASQYPKIASRLLIEGDNCEDPHTERLIEAFSFLAARVHKKLDDEFPEIVESFLEVLYPHYLRPTPSMSIVEFNLGKQEKVTEAYRVARHTELHANQVEGVVCKFRTCYPVELWPINVQHASFIEMERSAFNGHSADLVARLRIGLNATSDVHFGVMEMDSLRFFLDGESTLMLQLYELLFNNLAKATLSFEDEGRTREVVLPVGSLKSVGYARDEGLVDYSERSFLGYRLLHEYFTFPDKFMFFDLSGFARILAGKNIENIEINFYFSEYDLTDRLVRLTQNIGRNNFKLNCTPIINLFRQQAEPIKLTHAQHEYAVTPDVRLQSSSEVVSIDRVRRVKKVGGIDQVGTCHPFFEPRGDQGPGSSFWIARRRAVQTQQRDGSNMFIRVVDRDLELIDSNHDTLSIRITCSNRDLPLMLPFGGERGDFSIPAASVIKDIRCLRKPTATVRVPLGNGVIWRLISHLSLNHMSLVANGRDVLLELLSLYNYRNVSAIRKQINGIVSVSSEPVVARIGHPRPNFVRGVGITLKLDESQYTGSGVFLFGMVLDHFFGQYCTMNSFTQLTLRTLQREKRVVQWPPRTGDQPLV
- the tssG gene encoding type VI secretion system baseplate subunit TssG, producing the protein MAPTNRRSTPGLIDQARAEPHRFEFFQLVRLLRLHYSRTGRMDLETRPHEDPLRFRSQLSLNFPASEVSDLQFERPGKVSTAGLPLSEVQVTFMGLVGPSGVLPRPYTELLMERHIQYRDDAAHAFLDVFSHRMTTLFYEAWQKYKFYIEYERNGTSGFDRYLLNLVGFGPQAQKQKFDKDGSPLRRELFSYFSGMFAQKPRNALNLEVMLSFYFSLPFKVAQFAGRWLKLDASQCTQLGRKNAVLGQSAVAGNRVWDYQSCVRIEVGPLELADYQRFQPGTVDYQKVVELVRFYVGAELDFQLAPSLKREAVPPARLGRQGNVALGWLGWLKRPGVDAEPSRCAVYHIPFDGVSL
- the tssH gene encoding type VI secretion system ATPase TssH, whose protein sequence is MNLKSLFAKLNDTSRTATESAAALCLSEHHYDVEVEHLLLQLLDNNDNDLPAILRHYDVVPDRLQAQLVTALGTFKKGNTRTPALSPHITRMIEQAWVLASIEFGQAQIRTGHLLQALLDDDELRRVVMASAPELEKINADDLRLNLGALVEGSAESALAKPLASANANGSNPVKGNGKTPALDQYTINLTQSARDGRIDPVLGREFEVRQMVDILTRRRQNNPILTGEAGVGKTAVVEGLALRIVLGDVPSVLKDVAIHTLDLGLLQAGAGVKGEFENRLKSVIEETKRSLHPIILFIDEAHTLIGSGGQAGQNDAANLLKPALARGELRTIAATTWAEYKKYFEKDAALARRFQVVKVEEPDEDKAIHMLRGLLAKMQEHHKVTVMDEALVQAVRLSNRYITGRQLPDKAVSVLDTACARVALGQSAQPGALEDCKRQIDNLQAEITVLEQEAAKGSDHTRRLTALTEQLNTEQSTRQTLEQQWQRELELVEKLGALSTPENGKPDASEIAAVRAELASVQGEQPLVHALVDGGTIGEVISGWTGIPLGKMQRDEIDTVQRLPVLLGERVLGQDHALHEIGKRIKISRARMEDPNKPIGVFLLLGPSGVGKTETALALADTLYGGERNVITINMSEYQEAHTVSSLKGSPPGYVGYGEGGVLTEAVRRKPYSVVLLDEVEKAHPDVLELFFQVFDKGVLDDGEGREINFRNTVIILTSNTGTDRIMQRCLNTDQPPTPDEIVEDLRDELNQVFKPAFLGRLTIVPYYPVQDEILERIVGLKLARIAKRFERNHQAVLSYDDALIKAIAARCTEVDSGARNIDNILSKTLMPELSQRVLERMAQDKPIQSLTIGLGSDGDFAYSLT
- the tssJ gene encoding type VI secretion system lipoprotein TssJ; amino-acid sequence: MDNTHQGTRRTRPALATCLVATAMALLLAGCGITDRVGKRVDDTWAGDMLFGDTEKVILTSDGGNQLNPDDSGKPLSVVLRVYQLTSLERFASIDADSLWEDPKKALGNTLLDNREITLLPGMGQIDQWPLNTATGYVGVAAFFRTDEKSRWKVAFDANSLRKDGIWFSSDGLRVLVDNNYVLAVRGVDVLNKPKTEAQFAKANTVPGQPVTPATPASPTLTQQVQDAAVQQAQDSATGATKKAVDSQFNSLLEGAK
- the tssK gene encoding type VI secretion system baseplate subunit TssK encodes the protein MSKQSRVMWSEGMFLLPQHFQYQDEFHQHQLAESTLRSTPFHWGVQALQIDEEALASGSLQLKRLKLVFPDGSLFDAPQHDPLPAARDLKDLLKGNDLKIYAALKLPEPFGLNYVEDGQEQKSARRFRKQFDTLPDLNEGDLENEITSLRLNVVMLIDGDNLDGYSYCPVARLSRNNIGGFNLDAHFVHPTLHVGTHETLVGLGKRLLGALQSKSKALSGRRRERADQIAEFGSSDVTLFWLLNTVNRAYPNLAHLLAHPRLHPERLYLFLAELAGGLLTFSLDTQLNDIPEYDHHDPAASLVKLDEMIRVLLDNVIPNQCIVINLTQTKPSYWQGQLHDPRLTEADFYLSVHADMPGASVLELVPRAFKVGSPEDIEVVVNSAMPGVTLNHSTRLPNAIPVRLDNHYFSIEPHGRVYERMMTAQAISFYAPSAFTNLKLELMAVLK